One window from the genome of Rudanella lutea DSM 19387 encodes:
- a CDS encoding ParA family protein, giving the protein MTKILCFSSQKGGVGKTTLTALVGTHLWASGKKVIVLDCDDPQHSLHRQRLNDLERLRNEPVLAQEFSSQGLSPYEIAASNVKQAVSVLRMLKQSGMADYIFVDLPGTLNVSGVEGLSELLDLLIVPFEMEAKVFASGVETLTFHRRVNPGLPLAMVYNRVKKGESPVFMDSISDYLDKMNFGYRFKTILYDRVFMKRDSSTLFP; this is encoded by the coding sequence ATGACAAAGATTCTGTGTTTTAGCTCCCAAAAAGGGGGTGTAGGTAAGACGACGTTAACGGCGCTCGTAGGCACCCACTTGTGGGCGAGCGGGAAAAAGGTAATAGTACTGGACTGTGATGATCCTCAGCACTCGCTGCACCGCCAACGTTTAAACGACCTGGAGCGATTGCGCAATGAGCCTGTGTTGGCTCAGGAGTTTAGTTCGCAGGGCTTATCGCCTTATGAGATAGCCGCGTCGAACGTGAAGCAGGCGGTGAGTGTGTTGCGTATGCTGAAGCAAAGTGGCATGGCGGATTACATTTTCGTCGATCTTCCGGGTACGCTGAACGTGTCGGGTGTAGAAGGGTTAAGTGAGCTACTTGACCTGTTGATCGTCCCCTTTGAGATGGAAGCGAAGGTGTTTGCCTCGGGTGTTGAAACGCTGACGTTTCACCGTCGGGTGAATCCGGGATTGCCTCTCGCAATGGTTTACAACCGGGTAAAGAAAGGGGAGTCTCCGGTGTTCATGGATTCGATCAGTGACTATCTGGACAAGATGAACTTTGGGTACCGTTTCAAGACGATCCTGTATGATCGGGTTTTTATGAAGCGGGATAGTTCAACGTTGTTTCCCTGA